The Thioclava sp. GXIMD4216 genome contains the following window.
CCATCGGGGCGGGGGGCATGTTCGGCCATGAACATGTCGAATTCCTTTACCGTGACCCGTCCGTCATGGTTGCGGTCCATCTCTTTCAGGCTCGGCGGGCGGGGCGGTTCGTCTGCCTCTCTGGCCGGCGGCTTGGTCTGGGCTAGGGCCTGTGTGCTGACGACCGGCCCGCAGGCCAGAAGCGCGGCCAGAGCCACGGTGCCAAAGGGGAGAACACCCGACTGTTTCATGCGTTAATCCTATATGCTTCGACATCCGGCCTTTGTCAGACAAAGGCCGTCTTTTCCGAACGGAACGGGCAGGGGCTTCCGTCGGGCCGGACCGGCCCATCTGGCTGTTAGCGATGGCGGATCAGTAAACTCAGC
Protein-coding sequences here:
- a CDS encoding EF-hand domain-containing protein; translated protein: MKQSGVLPFGTVALAALLACGPVVSTQALAQTKPPAREADEPPRPPSLKEMDRNHDGRVTVKEFDMFMAEHAPRPDGPPPSKSGHAAPKGAAPKGKADHPRPPSGAELDRNHDGIISKKEFKAFLAKMTPPKPQR